The sequence CATCACATGATGGATTAAGTTTGAATATCACAGTGCTACACTgttgtttttcatttcattgttCATAAGCACCTAATAATTTGAAGCTTCCAGACCCTATTTGAAACTGctgaagtaaataaaaatattacgGGTAGGGTATGAAAATGAATTTCTTATAGAGACACGATTCATTGCtttaaatagttttgatttgGAACAATCTATTGTCTTTGGAGCTGTCGAACTTTCCTGCACTTCTGAAGCACGAGGGGGTGAACCAAGGGAATCCTTGTCAAGGACCTTGATTCTCTGCTTTACTCGGAGCAGAACGGATCTTAATAATCCACTTCTAAGTTCTAAGGGAAAATCTAGTTTCTCAAAGTCCAATTTTGACCTCCTTAGACTCGTTTCATAAATCAAGCTGTAAAATCAAGATAGGAGGAAAAGAAGAGAATAACTATGACAGAGGAGAGTAATCCTTGGCATCATATGTCTATCTCTGCGCCTGAAAACCGACTGTTTGAAGCTTAGATAAATGTTTGAGCATGAAAGTTCTCTATAAATTTTGATTTTAGATGAGAAAAATGATGGTTCAGTTAGCAGTGATCCCGTCAccagaaaggaaaagagaatacAATGAGctaattttaatttgtttttgggTACAGTTGCATCTAAATCCCTGCTTCAAAGGCCCATAGCTAGTAGCCAAGTACCAATTTGCCCATTGGAGAAGAAGTTGCCTGATAGTTGGTCCCGTATTGAACCAAGTACCTTCAGGGTCCGGGGAGGAAACTATTTCAGGTAATGCTTGCTTCCATTGCACATACTTACAGACACATAGGTAAGCACTTATTTTATGAGCATAAAAAAAGCTTAGGTAAAGTCCTTCCTTCGGAATAAGATAAAAAGCATAGGGAAAATCTAAATGAGCATAGTTAAAGATGTGTTTTGTGGACGTTGTAGTTATCATTAGTATGTGCATACATGCTATCTGCCACTGCAACTTTGTTTATGTTGTATCATTCACATATTGTAATTTCTGCAGGGACAAAAAGAAAGAGTTTGCTGCAAATTATGCAGCATATTATCCTTTTGGTGTTGATGTATTTTTATCTCAAAGAAAAATTGATCATATTGCTCGACTTGTGGAACTTCCTGTCATTGAACACTCTGAGACACTTCCATCCATTCTTGTTGTGAATATTCAGGTATCATTTATTTTAGCTGTATAAGTACTGTATTTTTTTTTCTCCATTTGCTCTAGCTATCAATAAGTTGGTCTGATGGTTAGCTTAAAGGTTTGTAATTTCTTTGCTAAAGGTGCACATAAAATGTGTTCGAGTTTCTTCAAAGTCAAAGTTATTCAACACAAATCCTGGCACATTGCGGTGTGTTTGGTTTACTATTTTCGGTCATCGTAATTTAGGCGGTCGTCTAACTTCTATTAGTAACAGTATAAGttgggaaaaaaaagaaagaaactggCTAGGGAATATCTTCACAGTTGAAAGGCATGTTTACCCATATTTGATAGCATGAAAGCTTTTCTCTTGTGTTCAGATATTCACTCATTTGAGCTGCTAAGTTGCTGCTttcaccctcttttttttttttttttttttaacaggTACCATTATATCCTGCCGCGTTTTTTCAGAGTGAAATTGATGGTGAAGGAATGAGTTTTGTCTTGTACTTTAAGCTTTCCGAAAGTTATGCTAAGGAACTTCCTTCTCATTTTCAAGATAACATCAGAGTAAGTTCTAGTTACCATGTCGGTTCTTTGTTTCTCTTTTAGCCTTTCTTTAGTTGTATACTTCTCCGTTGCTGCTTCATTGTTTAATCGTTGCTTCTACGTAATTGTCTTTTCTTTCATCTCAACTTGTTCCAGAGTTCTGCCTCTTGTAACATTCATTTCTCTGTTGGTATTATACTTTTTCACATTCACTTCCTCTCTATATGTATCCTCTTGTGGTATTGAGTCATATATGGCCGGTTTCCTGGCCATTATTCCATGTTCTTTTTCAAATTCTATGTTTGTCAATAAACTATTGTATTCAGTTTTTACTGAACATTCTTTTTTCCTATTTAACATGTTTTCCTCCCTCCCTTTCTTATTAAACAGAGGGTAATGGATGATGAAGTGGAAAAAGTGAAGGCTTTTCCAACAGATGGTACTGTTCCCTTTAGGGAACGGTTGAAGATATTAGGTCGTGTAGCAAATGTGGAGGACCTCCGGTTAAGTGCAGCAGAGAGGAAGATAATGCATGCCTACAATGAAAAACCTGTTCTTTCACGTCCTCAACATGAATTCTATAAGGTATGATGGCCAGATTTTGTTGGTGTTCAGATTTGAGTTAGATTTGGACGTACATCGTACTCCTATTTTCATGTGGGCACTAGTACTAGTCAATAAAATTTGTTATTATTCTTGTGTCCAACGGAATGATTTAcagatttcattttcttgaaaattAAGTCTAAGAAAAAAGATGTTAATTTCATGTAAAAATAAGGATAATCCTCAATTGATAGGGGAATCCACAAGTTTTGAGTGTTATACAATGACTAACATAatatcagaggcggatccaggatttgaggCTTATGGGTTCCTACCATAATttcaaattaatatacaataataattggGTTCTACaaatattttatgaatttcttaatataaatacagtGTCTACGCAAAAGTTATTGGGCTATCGGGAACCCATATTGAATGCTCTAGGTCCGCCCCTGCATAATATACTTGATTAAGAGTCTACTACTGGTCtgagattttctttttttaagaaAAGAGCACGAATCATTCTCTTGGTGGAAAACTTAATTACATGGCCTTTGCCAGTTCTCATTCGAAAGAACattcatatttttattatataaagtaTGTTGTTTAACAGCGTAATATGATCTGATTTTTCTTAGAATAGAATGCATAAAATGTTTAATTTGCAAACGTTGTCTCATTTCTAGCATATTGAAGGAGAAATATTAGGTTCTTACTGAGTTGCTAATGGTCTCTTTGTAGGGAGAAAATTATTTTGAGATTGATATAGATATGCACAGATTCAGTTACATCTCCAGGAAGGGTTTTGAAACATTCCTAGATAGGTTAAAGCTCTGTTGCTTGGATGTAGGCCTCACAATTCAGGTGACTATTATATGTTGTCTAATTCAATACTTGtgtcattttcctcttcttttctttttccgatTTGGAGATCAATCGTAAGCAATATTTTTAACTTTTCAAATCAGGGTAACAAAGCTGAAGAACTGCCAGAACAGATCCTATGTTGTGTACGGTTAAATGAAATCGACTATGTGAATTATCAGCAACTGGGGTTGTAAAGAGATCCCCTTGAATTGGTGCACAAACAGTGTAATCCACAGGATATGGCAATTAAATGAAGTTACTGTTAGCTCATTTGTGTACTTGCTGGTGCCTTCATATCTCCCCTTTCTCCCAATTGACAGAATTCTCAGCGTCTCCGTAATGCATTATGAGGATATACAGGTAGCTGGTTTCATACAAGAATGGACCCTGTAATTTTGTTAAAAAATTCATTTAGTATGTATAAATAATTTATCCTGATCCCAGTAAACTGCCTCCTTTGAAATCCAGAACCCTtaataaactcaaaatcctagCTTCGCCTCTGGTTTCGTAGGAACTCTTTTAAGATGATTTCTTGCATGGGACAATATTGTTATATGGATCCATCTTGGACTTGCCAATATAGGGCACCATCTGCTGCCAACTACAGTTTCACATGTGTTCTGGAGAAGGAAATGGCATATCGAGCGAGCTATAGATAAACGAGCTATAGCTACTAGGGTGAGTCTTCCTCTTTGCTTCTATGTTTCATCATGCAGTCTGTTTCTGTAGCATGAACTATGGGTAAGATCGACGAATCACTTCCCATAAGGGACTTTTCAGTTAAAGAGATTATTCGAAAGTCTTAACTCTTTCAGGTTTCTCTACTTAAAACACTGCTCTGGAGTTTCTACTTGTGAAATGATTAGATATGGATATTCAGGATTTTTGGAAGATCCAACACTCCTAGGTTTTAAATGCGGTTTTAAAGCATTTTATTCTCAGATGCTGCTTGTTTTATCCAATGTTTGTTGATGCATTTGCTAGAAATAGGGTCATTTGCAGCCCTATTCCTCAAACAATAAACAATAAAAGAATGAAAGTCACCACTTTGAAATCATATAGAATGATGGTTTTTGACAtgtctaatagcctgtttggccaagcttctttttggccaaaagtgtttcttttttttttttccggccaaaagcacttttggccaaaaattgaggtgtttggccaagtttttggaaggaaaaaaagtgtttttgaggagaagcagaaaaaagtagcttctctccaaaagcacttttttgagaagcacttttgagaaaaatacacttagaaacagttttttaaagcttggccaaatactaattgctgctcagaagtgcttttcaaactaattagccaaacacaaactgcttctcaccaaaagtacttttgaaaaaaatacttttgaaaaaaaagcacttctcaaaataaactgatttttgcagcttggccaaacgggctataagcCTATTGTACTGCCAGTTTTCTACTATCGTACAGCAATTCAAGGGAATTGAGGGTGTGAAATCATGAAATTCATAACTTTTAAGGCATACTGGTGCACTTGACTACAGTCAAATATTCATTTGTATTAATCAATTATAAAGTTCAAATAACTAAATACATTTTTGTTCAACTAGAGGAACCTAAGTTGACTTTAGCTACACACAAGAGTGTAATTAAGAAAACAAATTTCCCTAATCGAGAAGTAAATGAAGTATTTAAAGATTACTGTCCAAATATTGTTTCAGGAAGATATTGCTAGTTACTTCCATGAGAAAGAACGGATGATGCTGTAGGACTGCTAACATTCTCCACGGTCCCAACATGTGTTTTCCCAGTTAGCATATCTATAGCAATTTGAGCTACTTCTGCAAACCACTCATCCTCTGGAAGCACACTGCACCATTCAATTCCTTTTAATCAGTTTAACTTCTATACATCACGGAGTAAGAAATGACGTCACGTAAACGGGTAATTACTCTATATAACAATATTGATAGGTAATCTGGAACCTCTTATAAAAGGTTAAATTACACAATGGTGTAACAATCTTTCGCGTTGTAAGTGCTCTTCACTTAAATTCTTCTTTATTACTCTTTGTCCCAATTATGACCGGACTTTGGAGTTTAAGGAAGAAAGACTTTGGAACTTGTGATCAAAATAAGCTAAAGATATTTGTGTTGCTATAAAATTATCTCGCCCAGAGTAAAGTGAGAAATTTCaagtttctaaatatagaaatgtgttactattctttttgggattgactaaaaaggaaattggGATGGAGGGAGCAGTAACTAATGACTGTGCAATAAGCTTTGTTTTATTTGCTATGGTATACCTGTAAGGGTCAATTTTGGTTGCAGCAACTGCTTCAATGGCTCTGCCTATGATGTTTTTTATTACTTGTTGAAGATTTCGAGACAAGTAGCGCCCTTGTGAAGCAAAGAGTATCACAAACTCCATATCTAAATAAAACTGCAGTAGAAAACAGTTTCAGTTCTCAAGAATAAAAGGATAAACTTGTGCATTTACTAGACGAAaacagaagttgagagaaattTACAGAGATGGATGAAAGTAAATAATctgacaaaaaagaaaaaacctgTTGAAGCCCAAGAGGACCTAAAGGCGTTGGCCCTTGCTCAATCTCTTCCCAAAAGGTTTGATCTTCAGAGAGCCATAGGATAATAGTTTCAGTGAGCCTCATCAAAAGAATAGTAGCAAATCTTTCTCTTCCCACAAACATGTCCGATGCTATGCCAGCAATTCTAGTCAACTTCCCAAACAGTTCCTGATATACTGGAGACGGAAACCACTCTATCTCTTCTGGATTTCCATCCATATTTATGTACATGTCCGGACTCAAACGAACACCACCATCTTCCAAGAAAATGAGTTCAAGTGCATGTTGCCTACAAAAGCTGTCACGTAGCTGATCAACTAAACGCTGGAGTCTTCGCTTCAGTTCTCTCTGCTCTGCAGGACGGGATTGCCTATCTGTACTCCGTTTAGATGTATCATCTGCCTTATTAGGTTGTTGTGAAGATGAAAGCTTGGCAACTGCACGAGGGATTAGCTCGTCTGCTAACAATAATGCATTGGCTAGTAAAGCAATCTGTTCAGATTCTGTCTCGGCCATCCTTACAATTCTATTTACAGATCCTTCAAGATTCTCATTCTCCACTGAACCAGGTAATGCTTTTATTAACATACTTATGTATGCATTAAACACTTGCATTACACCTTCCAAAGCTTGCTCAGACAACTGTAAGCTTTCAAGAGGACTAATGTCCTCGCATAGTTCCTGACAGAATGATCAAGAAGGAGCTTCAGAATATTACATCCTACAGAAAGATCACTGAACAGTGttcaaaatatcaagaaaaacTAACAGAGAGGCAAAGTGCACCACAATTTTTTTTGGGATAATTACATTTTTGAGCTGCCCAAATATAATAGCCGGCAAATGTATATGTTTTGAATAAGTATAAATATGCATATAATATGCATAATCactgtatatattttgtatatgtaGGCTACTGCCTGCAATTATTTTGGGCCGCAGGGCCAAAAATGAAAAAGCCCAAAAATTTCACCATCCacagggaaaaaaagaaaaagaatagggTATATATGAGAACCAAAGCTAAATGCAAGAGTGAGTTACTGCTGATAAATGAATCACCTGAACCATTGTGTTGAATCTATGAGCACTGCTTGAGAGCTTTGGCTGAGAGACAATGACACCAGCGAGAGATGCAGTTCCTAGGGAACGTGAGCTGATTGGTGGATAAGCCAGCGACCAATCATCATCAGCAGCAATTGCAGCAGTGCACTGCTCAATCCTCTTTATATTGGCAACCAGTGCTTTCTCAACACAGGGCCTAAAGATTTTCAAGAGAACTGGTGAAAGGGCCAACCCACGAGCTTCTAGCAAAGAGCAGTGCCCGAGACTCATGTGAACACTCTCAGCAACAGGTCTTAAGCATCCTGATGCTGCTGGTGAAGCTATCACATGTCTCTTAATTACACGAGCAAATTTCTCGGTCTGGTTGACAGCCCAAGTTACTAGCTCAGATGAATAACAAGGTTCATCATCAAATAAGGTAAAGGAATCACTTGTGGCCTGTGCAATGGTCGAGAATACAAGCTGTGAAAGAGCAGCACTATATGCTACTGCATGTGAAGTACCTGAAGGCCGAAGACCCTGCATATTACCTTGCAATTTCTGCTGGTGAGAGCTTAACATTAAGGTATGAGCACGGGGCCCATCACCTAGACGTTTTAGAGCTTGCACCGCAGAGCGAAGCTCAGCAGCACTGCCCGAAGACTGGAAAGCAGCTTCTGCTAACTGTGCTGCTAATTTTTGCTTCTGTTCAGTGATAGCTTTCTGCAATGATAATAATGCCGATGGAGTCAATGTCTGTTTACTACGAGAATCCTTTGCCATATGTTCACCTTCATCCAGCACATCCAAAGCTTCATCCACTCTCCTCTCAGCAAGCAGCACTTCAAGCTTCTCTATAAATTGTCCTAACCAACTCTCAGAATTGGCGGCATCTCTGTCACCAAAATTAGAACTATCATCTTGCGTCAAACCCTCAGAGCTAGACAGAGAATCAACATTAATTCCTTCAGCTAAACCATGGACAATTGCAGCTCGAGTAGATAGGAGATTTCTCAAGGCAATAAGCTGTCCTTCAAGATTGGAGATTTCCCTTGATGTGCTGCATATATAAAACGTATAAGAACAAGTGATGCACCAACAGCCTAGATACACTGCAAAAGGAGTGATAGTGGTTGTTTCAGCAGCAGATGAATATTTTACGAGTAACTATAGTTCGAAGATTCAAAGTAGTCACTAAGataacaacaccaacaacaaaaacaacaaaaccaGTGTAATCTGacaaagtggggtctggggagggtagtgtgtactcAAAGCTTaaccctaccttgtgaaggtataGAGGAAGTAGTCACTATGATGGAAACTGAAAAACCAAATAAACTTTATGCTTACTGG is a genomic window of Nicotiana tabacum cultivar K326 chromosome 16, ASM71507v2, whole genome shotgun sequence containing:
- the LOC107784721 gene encoding uncharacterized protein LOC107784721 isoform X3, giving the protein MQGNIDEAWFDSAAIFESDCSDEDYQSVPDDMLSLNSFEGEQTSVASMKDANHGDTNINVHVQLSSELKRQGELLSNLTSSSDSCSSKTVKQPSSLVHPKEVDSRTNLDGPNGEVRPVSLDEISSSENEGSERGDGLLENCGILPNNFLPRLTSTVVPVEKRFFSSSPRSSRKKAALKLPFKWKEGNPYATLLASKSLLQRPIASSQVPICPLEKKLPDSWSRIEPSTFRVRGGNYFRDKKKEFAANYAAYYPFGVDVFLSQRKIDHIARLVELPVIEHSETLPSILVVNIQVPLYPAAFFQSEIDGEGMSFVLYFKLSESYAKELPSHFQDNIRRVMDDEVEKVKAFPTDGTVPFRERLKILGRVANVEDLRLSAAERKIMHAYNEKPVLSRPQHEFYKGENYFEIDIDMHRFSYISRKGFETFLDRLKLCCLDVGLTIQGNKAEELPEQILCCVRLNEIDYVNYQQLGL
- the LOC107784721 gene encoding uncharacterized protein LOC107784721 isoform X1 gives rise to the protein MGGCVSRPNSCKLGGSKKKKFRRRRRKAGVSSNLYEGSSLGKIDESFPLDNFSFNNPTFQGNIDEAWFDSAAIFESDCSDEDYQSVPDDMLSLNSFEGEQTSVASMKDANHGDTNINVHVQLSSELKRQGELLSNLTSSSDSCSSKTVKQPSSLVHPKEVDSRTNLDGPNGEVRPVSLDEISSSENEGSERGDGLLENCGILPNNFLPRLTSTVVPVEKRFFSSSPRSSRKKAALKLPFKWKEGNPYATLLASKSLLQRPIASSQVPICPLEKKLPDSWSRIEPSTFRVRGGNYFRDKKKEFAANYAAYYPFGVDVFLSQRKIDHIARLVELPVIEHSETLPSILVVNIQVPLYPAAFFQSEIDGEGMSFVLYFKLSESYAKELPSHFQDNIRRVMDDEVEKVKAFPTDGTVPFRERLKILGRVANVEDLRLSAAERKIMHAYNEKPVLSRPQHEFYKGENYFEIDIDMHRFSYISRKGFETFLDRLKLCCLDVGLTIQGNKAEELPEQILCCVRLNEIDYVNYQQLGL
- the LOC107784721 gene encoding uncharacterized protein LOC107784721 isoform X4, yielding MLSLNSFEGEQTSVASMKDANHGDTNINVHVQLSSELKRQGELLSNLTSSSDSCSSKTVKQPSSLVHPKEVDSRTNLDGPNGEVRPVSLDEISSSENEGSERGDGLLENCGILPNNFLPRLTSTVVPVEKRFFSSSPRSSRKKAALKLPFKWKEGNPYATLLASKSLLQRPIASSQVPICPLEKKLPDSWSRIEPSTFRVRGGNYFRDKKKEFAANYAAYYPFGVDVFLSQRKIDHIARLVELPVIEHSETLPSILVVNIQVPLYPAAFFQSEIDGEGMSFVLYFKLSESYAKELPSHFQDNIRRVMDDEVEKVKAFPTDGTVPFRERLKILGRVANVEDLRLSAAERKIMHAYNEKPVLSRPQHEFYKGENYFEIDIDMHRFSYISRKGFETFLDRLKLCCLDVGLTIQGNKAEELPEQILCCVRLNEIDYVNYQQLGL
- the LOC107784720 gene encoding exocyst complex component EXO84A-like isoform X1, which produces MDGGSFSSSIGDSIDFEEKDLSLSDKLKVFKGSGFDPDSYVTNRCRHMSEKEIRHLCHYLVDLRKASAEEMRKSVYANYAAFIRTSREISNLEGQLIALRNLLSTRAAIVHGLAEGINVDSLSSSEGLTQDDSSNFGDRDAANSESWLGQFIEKLEVLLAERRVDEALDVLDEGEHMAKDSRSKQTLTPSALLSLQKAITEQKQKLAAQLAEAAFQSSGSAAELRSAVQALKRLGDGPRAHTLMLSSHQQKLQGNMQGLRPSGTSHAVAYSAALSQLVFSTIAQATSDSFTLFDDEPCYSSELVTWAVNQTEKFARVIKRHVIASPAASGCLRPVAESVHMSLGHCSLLEARGLALSPVLLKIFRPCVEKALVANIKRIEQCTAAIAADDDWSLAYPPISSRSLGTASLAGVIVSQPKLSSSAHRFNTMVQELCEDISPLESLQLSEQALEGVMQVFNAYISMLIKALPGSVENENLEGSVNRIVRMAETESEQIALLANALLLADELIPRAVAKLSSSQQPNKADDTSKRSTDRQSRPAEQRELKRRLQRLVDQLRDSFCRQHALELIFLEDGGVRLSPDMYINMDGNPEEIEWFPSPVYQELFGKLTRIAGIASDMFVGRERFATILLMRLTETIILWLSEDQTFWEEIEQGPTPLGPLGLQQFYLDMEFVILFASQGRYLSRNLQQVIKNIIGRAIEAVAATKIDPYSVLPEDEWFAEVAQIAIDMLTGKTHVGTVENVSSPTASSVLSHGSN
- the LOC107784721 gene encoding uncharacterized protein LOC107784721 isoform X2, translated to MQGKIAYNKPLWSDPSPDPAHSRSLVHRAFSGWTSVCAEGNIGNIDEAWFDSAAIFESDCSDEDYQSVPDDMLSLNSFEGEQTSVASMKDANHGDTNINVHVQLSSELKRQGELLSNLTSSSDSCSSKTVKQPSSLVHPKEVDSRTNLDGPNGEVRPVSLDEISSSENEGSERGDGLLENCGILPNNFLPRLTSTVVPVEKRFFSSSPRSSRKKAALKLPFKWKEGNPYATLLASKSLLQRPIASSQVPICPLEKKLPDSWSRIEPSTFRVRGGNYFRDKKKEFAANYAAYYPFGVDVFLSQRKIDHIARLVELPVIEHSETLPSILVVNIQVPLYPAAFFQSEIDGEGMSFVLYFKLSESYAKELPSHFQDNIRRVMDDEVEKVKAFPTDGTVPFRERLKILGRVANVEDLRLSAAERKIMHAYNEKPVLSRPQHEFYKGENYFEIDIDMHRFSYISRKGFETFLDRLKLCCLDVGLTIQGNKAEELPEQILCCVRLNEIDYVNYQQLGL
- the LOC107784720 gene encoding exocyst complex component EXO84A-like isoform X2 translates to MRKSVYANYAAFIRTSREISNLEGQLIALRNLLSTRAAIVHGLAEGINVDSLSSSEGLTQDDSSNFGDRDAANSESWLGQFIEKLEVLLAERRVDEALDVLDEGEHMAKDSRSKQTLTPSALLSLQKAITEQKQKLAAQLAEAAFQSSGSAAELRSAVQALKRLGDGPRAHTLMLSSHQQKLQGNMQGLRPSGTSHAVAYSAALSQLVFSTIAQATSDSFTLFDDEPCYSSELVTWAVNQTEKFARVIKRHVIASPAASGCLRPVAESVHMSLGHCSLLEARGLALSPVLLKIFRPCVEKALVANIKRIEQCTAAIAADDDWSLAYPPISSRSLGTASLAGVIVSQPKLSSSAHRFNTMVQELCEDISPLESLQLSEQALEGVMQVFNAYISMLIKALPGSVENENLEGSVNRIVRMAETESEQIALLANALLLADELIPRAVAKLSSSQQPNKADDTSKRSTDRQSRPAEQRELKRRLQRLVDQLRDSFCRQHALELIFLEDGGVRLSPDMYINMDGNPEEIEWFPSPVYQELFGKLTRIAGIASDMFVGRERFATILLMRLTETIILWLSEDQTFWEEIEQGPTPLGPLGLQQFYLDMEFVILFASQGRYLSRNLQQVIKNIIGRAIEAVAATKIDPYSVLPEDEWFAEVAQIAIDMLTGKTHVGTVENVSSPTASSVLSHGSN